A single genomic interval of Gossypium raimondii isolate GPD5lz chromosome 11, ASM2569854v1, whole genome shotgun sequence harbors:
- the LOC128034687 gene encoding exocyst complex component SEC3A-like — protein sequence MQFSRFVDEACHQIERSERNARQTGVLPYIPRFATLATRMEQYIQGQSRDLVDLAYTKFVSIMFVTLERLSQVEPKYAEIFLLENYAAFQNSLYDLANVVPTLAKFYHQASEAYEQACQRHLSMIIYFQFERLFQFAKKIEDLMFTISPEEIPFQLGLSKMDLRKTLKSSLTGVDKSIAAMYKKLQKNLTCEELLPSLWDKCKKEFLDKYDSFAQLCAKIYPTETIPSVTEMRDLLASM from the exons ATGCAGTTCAGCCGG TTTGTTGATGAGGCGTGTCATCAAATTGAAAGAAGTGAGCGTAACGCACGACAGACAGGGGTCTTACCATACATCCCTCG CTTTGCAACTCTAGCCACTCGCATGGAACAGTACATCCAGGGACAATCTAGGGACTTGGTTGATCTAGCATACACCAAATTT GTTAGCATTATGTTTGTGACTCTCGAAAGACTTTCACAAGTTGAACCAAAATATGCTGaaatatttcttttagaaaattatgCCGCTTTTCAGAATAG CTTATATGACCTGGCCAATGTTGTGCCCACTTTAGCCAAATTTTATCACCAAGCAAGTGAAGCATATGAACAAGCATGTCAACGTCATCTCAGCATGATAATATACTTT CAATTTGAACGACTTTTCCAGTTTGCTAAAAAGATTGAGGATTTAATGTTTACTATTTCACCTGAAGAG ATTCCTTTCCAGCTTGGATTGTCTAAAATGGATCTCCGGAAGACATTAAAATCCAGTTTAACTGGG GTTGACAAGTCTATTGCTGCAATGTATAAGAAGTTGCAGAAGAACTTAACATGTGAGGAGCTTTTACCCTCTTTGTGGGACAAGTGCAAG AAGGAGTTTCTGGACAAATATGATAGCTTTGCCCAACTTTGTGCTAAAATTTACCCTACGGAAACAATCCCGTCAGTGACTGAAATGAGAGATCTTCTTGCTTCAATGTAA